Below is a window of Sulfurisphaera ohwakuensis DNA.
ATTGGAGATTTTGATATAAATACGCTGGAGATAAAGTTTTATCAGTCATTTAAGGATAGGTATGATATCTATGGAAAATTTCAGAACAAAGACGGTGTATATGAATTTGCAATTAGTGTAGATAAAAAAGGTAATATAAAAAGAGATCACATCAATTTAATATCACCTAGAAAAGTTGTAGATGAGATAAATAAGAAAGTCCACAGTGAGTAACATTGAAAGTATTACTAATCATAATAGACGGTGCATCATACAAAATAATTGAAAAAATTAAGGATAAATTACCTACTATAAATAAGTTGATAAATTCTGGTTTTTATGGAAAATTGGAATCAGTATTTCCTTCCCTTACTCCAATTGCTTTAGCCTCATTAATAACTGGAAACTTACCTGAACATAACGGAATTACAGCACCTAAAATTTTTATAAAAGGACGCTCGCTATCTTCTCCTTTATCAGCGTTCAGTAGTGAAGGTTTAAAATCTGATCCTATTTGGGCATATCTAGGTAAACATGGATATAAAGTCACAGTAACTTCTAATCCTCAAGCACTACCAGATAAATGGAAAATTAAAGATGTAATATTATTCGACCCATATAAAAGTAAAATAAAGAAGTGCAGCGATGCTAAAGTTCTTTTAGAAGGAGAAAACAAAATCCTAAGTAATATATGGCTTGTAGAGAAACGTAATTCTAAGTACCTCATAGTCTATACAAGCCCTTATGGTGAAAAAGAAATTGAATTAGAAGAGGGAGAATGGAGTGAGCCTATCGAAATTTTAGGTAAGTGCGGCAAAGATGAATTGAAAGGAACCATATTTCTACATGCTAGGCATGAGAACGTATATGTAAGTCCTATTAGTTTCTTCAATTATAAATGGGGAAATAATACTGAATTACAAGAAAAAATATGGAATTTTATAGTAAATAAACATGGAATGATTTTAGATGGAGACTATCACTCTTTATATAAAGGAATTATAACGTTAGATGAATATTTAAAAACTATCGAACTCACATACTCATTTTTTCTTAATTATACATTATTCATGCTAGAAAATACTAATTGGGATTTCGCTATTACATATCTACCAATAGTAGATAACCTCCAGCATTTACTTTACGGTATTAACGAAGAAAAAGCCTTTGAACATATAGTAAAAGGATACGAAATGGCAGATGAATTTATTAGAGCACAACTTAATTATGCAGACGTATTTTTCGTGTGTTCTGACCATGGAATAGCTGAAGTTGAAAAGAAAATTTTTATAAATAAGTTTCTTGAAAAAATTAATGTATTGAAATTAAATGATAATGAAGAAATAGATTGGAGTAAAACAAAAGCATATTACGGTGGAGGAGGCCAAATAAGAATTAATTTAAAAAATAGAGAAAAAAACGGCATAGTGTCACATAGGGAATTCCCAAAATTAGTAAGATATATAGTAAGAAACTTAGAAAATTTAGTTGACGAAGAAAAAAATGAAAGAATTTTTACATCTATTGTAGCAAGAGAATCTCCTGCTAATGATAGGGAAGGAGATATTTATATCACAGGTCTTAAAGAGAAATACGGAATAAGTAGTTTAGTTAAAAAAGATATGAACATAATAGAAAAAATTGAATATTACAAAATGACATCAGGAGAACATGGTTATTTTAGAAAGGATGATCTTTACGGTATTATTATATTTTATGATAAGAAGAGTAATACAAGAAGGAAATTTATTTCAAATGCAAAAATAATAGATGTGGCACCTACGATCTTGAAATTATTTAACGTAACAAATGTTAAAATGGATGGAAAGCCTATTATTACATTAGTAGAAAAGTATGGAGATCTCAACAATTATTAGTAAAAGAAAAAGAAGGGTTATAGGAATTAGTTATTATGAAGAAGGATTACCTCACGTAGAAGTAAATCTTAATGGGAAAAAAATTAATCTTGCAAACAATTTCTATAGAGAAACATCAAGAATTAGAATTCCTTTTAATATAGCATTATTTCATAGAAATCCTATTATAAGAAAACTTTCACCTAAATTATCTTTATTTCAAAAACTTCCAACAAAGTACTTTCCTTCCACGAGCAAAAGCATTGAAAAAATAACAGTAAAAAGAATCATTATAGGTGGTGGTACAGCTGGCATTACTGCATTGGATGATAAATCATTATTAATAACACATGAACTTATTGGGGACCTAGAATATGATTATAGCCCGATACCAGAGATAGAGCGGGGAGATCTATTAGAGAAAATAAAGGAAAAAATTAAGAAATTTCACGACAGAATAATTATAGGTAAATTTCTTGGTAAATTTGATGAAGGATTACTATTCGA
It encodes the following:
- a CDS encoding alkaline phosphatase family protein; the encoded protein is MKVLLIIIDGASYKIIEKIKDKLPTINKLINSGFYGKLESVFPSLTPIALASLITGNLPEHNGITAPKIFIKGRSLSSPLSAFSSEGLKSDPIWAYLGKHGYKVTVTSNPQALPDKWKIKDVILFDPYKSKIKKCSDAKVLLEGENKILSNIWLVEKRNSKYLIVYTSPYGEKEIELEEGEWSEPIEILGKCGKDELKGTIFLHARHENVYVSPISFFNYKWGNNTELQEKIWNFIVNKHGMILDGDYHSLYKGIITLDEYLKTIELTYSFFLNYTLFMLENTNWDFAITYLPIVDNLQHLLYGINEEKAFEHIVKGYEMADEFIRAQLNYADVFFVCSDHGIAEVEKKIFINKFLEKINVLKLNDNEEIDWSKTKAYYGGGGQIRINLKNREKNGIVSHREFPKLVRYIVRNLENLVDEEKNERIFTSIVARESPANDREGDIYITGLKEKYGISSLVKKDMNIIEKIEYYKMTSGEHGYFRKDDLYGIIIFYDKKSNTRRKFISNAKIIDVAPTILKLFNVTNVKMDGKPIITLVEKYGDLNNY